A genomic region of Burkholderia humptydooensis contains the following coding sequences:
- a CDS encoding RHS repeat-associated core domain-containing protein, giving the protein MATGGAAAVAIAAAGPFVVGFVAGAVGGFVGAAVAKGIGHTGSVTGAIADGSPNVSFEGWRVARVTDPVACSKDPGTPPPQIAQGSLTVSVNGLPLARIGHKVTCSAVIQEGCATISADETTGTFGKIDANVSLLEQLVLTATDIIMMRSATKEGGLLDGVLRELLGEPIDMATGDYADYRTDFTWPHVLPLTLCRAYAGRQPVDGLLGDRWICNWSQRLRYRQPSDGPATVTFFDADGQQLVYPVPHEPFNAINFWAPHYALHGNRARAVVFDERSQQSLIFEPASPKDDVARLTRIEDRNGNTIDFEYNALGRLCKVRHSGGMTLWITCDSRGLLQSVSEQPGGAGELVRYRFDGKRLTDVHSRFRGEFHFGYTDEGWLNHWRDSGATQVALRYDERGRVIATRTNTALYDDRFEYDDAQRRTTYIDALGHRYQRWFDAENRLIRSEDPLGRVTHSSFDERGWLAARTDPIGRISQYRYDARGRPVKIVDVYGRESRYRWNAAGQLIERTDPFGTLHWHFSAEGNLVAFEGPLGETRFRYDPRGLLISRTDPDGATHAWRHDEAGRPDRWTDPLGRHTHLGRDRYGRLTSRTDAAGHRTVYRYEPGPSNPRETLSSMTYPDGAIARFHYDSEGMLREAVNPLGHGTRYTWGAFDLLGSVTDPAGAVTQYHRDGAARLVGVTNALGQRWTLERDVAGQLVAETDWSGRCTRYVRNRLGQVTEKHLPDGVVLRHEYDAQDRLISLAGPLQKHTFAWGSRGQLIRAQVWERSDAAHEWRADNDVCLEYDDAFRLIEESQGGQAIRYEHDVMGRPASLSTPSGQTRWQYDLAGQLDAIESNGHQFRFGYDVLGQESDRRYLPTEQRRSWQPEWADRHPEGFAQRQTHDVRSRLARQALGAQPWHDEVPPEAFGPQRTRHYEWDVADRCIGMQEERKGLPIEADRWRYDARGQVVEAHHERTESRSGRERYRYDPLGHVAEQQVDGGEIRLHDYRGDQLISAGPNVYEYDARGRMVARTELRNGFRPRAWRYRWDDFDRLREVTTPGGERWAYRYDAFGRRISKVCTHGAPRNRLKRIAYLWCGSRMIEAWRTYDERDGSRHDIQRWHYRPSTHVALAQERLRFDDQPDPRTSEWFPLACDPNGAPHTLYSSDGRALWRARRTLWGDTAGDDGRDSLRSAVREQLRLGHRDGDEFDPPDCELRFPGQWADEESGLHYNLHRYYDPSTGQYLSADPVGLAGGLRTHAYVHDPMQWGDPFGLQGYDTVKNHRAGNKQVDYDGQRWNVPKGKSPTEVIPESDPVGKKLQDATDNAAARWSTSNLTPAESNAIESARASGEYWRANLLQQQAKGRWIESQVRSDPDIAGLDLDWNRVGVDAVDPNTGLSYDIMSGSNSNMDTHAMRMSDVVFRMITF; this is encoded by the coding sequence GTGGCGACGGGCGGCGCCGCCGCCGTCGCAATCGCGGCGGCCGGCCCATTCGTCGTCGGATTCGTCGCAGGCGCGGTGGGCGGCTTTGTGGGCGCCGCGGTGGCGAAGGGTATCGGCCATACCGGCTCGGTGACGGGCGCGATCGCGGACGGCTCGCCGAACGTCTCGTTCGAAGGGTGGCGGGTCGCCCGCGTGACCGATCCCGTGGCGTGCAGCAAGGACCCCGGCACGCCCCCGCCGCAGATCGCGCAGGGCAGCCTGACCGTATCCGTCAACGGCCTGCCGCTCGCGCGCATCGGCCACAAGGTCACGTGCTCGGCGGTCATTCAGGAGGGCTGCGCGACGATCAGCGCGGACGAGACGACCGGCACGTTCGGCAAGATCGACGCGAACGTGTCGCTTCTCGAGCAACTGGTGCTGACGGCCACGGACATCATCATGATGCGCTCGGCCACCAAGGAAGGCGGCTTGCTGGACGGCGTGCTCCGGGAACTGCTCGGCGAGCCGATCGACATGGCGACGGGCGATTACGCCGACTACCGGACGGATTTCACGTGGCCGCACGTGCTGCCGCTCACGCTTTGCCGCGCCTACGCGGGGCGGCAGCCGGTCGACGGGCTGCTCGGAGACAGATGGATCTGCAACTGGTCGCAGCGCCTTCGATATCGGCAGCCGTCGGACGGCCCGGCCACCGTCACGTTCTTCGATGCGGACGGCCAGCAACTCGTTTATCCGGTTCCGCACGAGCCGTTCAATGCGATCAACTTCTGGGCGCCGCACTACGCGTTGCACGGCAACCGCGCGCGCGCCGTCGTTTTCGACGAGCGCTCGCAGCAATCGCTGATTTTCGAGCCGGCGAGCCCGAAGGACGACGTCGCCCGTCTGACCCGCATCGAGGACCGCAACGGCAATACGATCGATTTCGAATACAACGCGCTGGGTCGCCTCTGCAAAGTGCGGCACAGCGGCGGGATGACGCTGTGGATCACCTGCGATTCCCGAGGGCTGTTGCAGAGCGTGTCGGAGCAGCCGGGCGGGGCGGGCGAGCTGGTCCGCTATCGCTTCGACGGCAAGCGCCTGACCGACGTGCACAGCCGCTTTCGGGGGGAATTTCATTTCGGCTATACCGACGAGGGCTGGCTGAATCACTGGCGCGACAGCGGCGCGACCCAGGTTGCGCTGCGCTACGACGAGCGCGGACGGGTGATCGCCACTCGCACGAATACCGCGCTGTACGACGATCGCTTCGAATACGACGACGCGCAGCGGCGAACGACGTACATCGACGCGCTCGGACATCGGTATCAGCGCTGGTTCGATGCGGAGAACCGGCTGATCCGGTCGGAGGACCCGCTGGGCCGGGTGACGCACTCCAGTTTCGACGAGCGGGGCTGGCTGGCCGCGCGGACGGACCCGATCGGCCGTATCAGCCAGTACCGATACGACGCGCGCGGGCGCCCCGTGAAAATCGTCGACGTCTACGGACGGGAGAGCCGCTATCGATGGAATGCGGCGGGGCAGTTGATCGAGCGGACCGATCCGTTCGGCACGCTGCACTGGCATTTCAGCGCGGAGGGCAATCTGGTTGCGTTCGAGGGGCCGCTCGGCGAGACGCGCTTTCGCTACGACCCGCGCGGCCTGCTCATCAGCCGGACCGATCCGGATGGCGCAACGCACGCATGGCGCCATGACGAAGCGGGACGCCCCGATCGATGGACGGATCCGCTCGGCCGGCACACGCATCTCGGTCGCGACCGATACGGCCGGCTGACGAGCCGCACCGATGCGGCTGGTCATCGGACTGTCTACCGCTATGAGCCCGGCCCGTCCAATCCGCGCGAGACGCTCAGCAGCATGACCTATCCGGACGGCGCGATTGCGCGCTTTCACTACGATTCGGAAGGCATGCTGCGAGAGGCGGTCAATCCGCTGGGGCACGGCACCCGCTATACGTGGGGGGCATTCGATTTGCTCGGCAGCGTCACCGATCCCGCGGGGGCCGTCACCCAATATCATCGAGACGGCGCTGCCCGTCTGGTCGGCGTGACGAACGCCCTGGGGCAGCGCTGGACGCTGGAGCGAGACGTGGCGGGCCAACTGGTCGCCGAGACCGACTGGAGCGGGCGCTGCACGCGATACGTGCGCAATCGGCTGGGGCAGGTCACGGAAAAGCATCTGCCGGATGGCGTCGTGCTGCGCCATGAATACGATGCGCAAGACCGGCTGATCTCGCTCGCCGGTCCGCTGCAGAAGCATACGTTCGCCTGGGGATCGCGGGGGCAACTGATTCGCGCCCAGGTTTGGGAGCGGAGCGACGCCGCGCACGAGTGGCGGGCGGACAACGACGTGTGCCTGGAATACGACGATGCGTTCAGGCTGATCGAAGAAAGCCAGGGCGGACAGGCCATACGCTACGAGCACGACGTGATGGGACGGCCTGCCTCGCTCAGCACGCCGAGCGGGCAGACGCGGTGGCAGTACGATCTCGCCGGCCAGCTCGACGCGATCGAGAGTAACGGCCACCAATTCCGCTTCGGCTACGACGTGCTCGGACAGGAAAGCGATCGCCGCTACTTGCCGACGGAGCAGCGGCGGAGCTGGCAGCCGGAATGGGCGGACCGGCATCCGGAAGGTTTTGCGCAGAGGCAGACGCATGACGTGCGAAGCCGGTTGGCCCGACAGGCATTGGGGGCGCAGCCTTGGCACGACGAGGTGCCGCCCGAAGCCTTCGGCCCGCAGCGCACCCGGCACTATGAATGGGATGTCGCCGACCGCTGCATCGGCATGCAGGAGGAGCGCAAGGGCTTGCCCATCGAAGCCGACCGCTGGCGGTACGACGCGCGCGGCCAGGTGGTCGAGGCGCACCACGAGCGCACCGAAAGTCGAAGCGGCCGCGAACGTTACCGATATGACCCGCTCGGCCATGTGGCCGAGCAGCAGGTCGACGGCGGCGAAATCCGCTTGCATGACTACCGGGGCGATCAACTGATCAGCGCCGGGCCGAACGTCTACGAATACGATGCCCGCGGGCGCATGGTCGCGCGCACCGAACTGCGCAATGGTTTCCGGCCTCGCGCATGGCGGTATCGCTGGGATGATTTCGATCGCCTGAGAGAAGTGACGACGCCCGGCGGCGAGCGCTGGGCGTATCGCTACGATGCGTTCGGCCGCCGCATCAGCAAGGTGTGCACGCACGGCGCCCCTCGGAACCGGCTGAAGCGCATCGCCTATCTATGGTGCGGAAGCCGGATGATCGAGGCGTGGCGCACCTATGACGAGCGCGACGGATCGCGGCACGATATCCAGCGTTGGCACTATCGACCGAGTACCCACGTGGCGTTGGCCCAGGAGCGGCTGCGCTTCGACGATCAGCCTGATCCGCGGACGAGCGAGTGGTTTCCGCTCGCTTGCGATCCCAACGGCGCGCCGCATACGCTGTACAGCAGCGACGGCAGGGCATTGTGGCGCGCGCGGCGGACGCTGTGGGGCGACACGGCGGGCGATGACGGCCGCGATTCCCTGCGCAGCGCGGTGCGCGAGCAATTGCGACTGGGTCATCGGGACGGCGATGAATTCGATCCGCCGGACTGCGAACTGCGATTCCCGGGGCAGTGGGCAGACGAGGAAAGCGGCCTGCACTACAACTTGCACCGTTACTACGATCCGTCGACGGGCCAGTATCTCAGCGCCGATCCGGTCGGGCTGGCCGGCGGGCTGCGGACGCACGCCTATGTGCACGATCCGATGCAATGGGGTGATCCGTTCGGTCTGCAGGGATACGATACGGTGAAAAATCATCGGGCGGGCAACAAGCAGGTCGATTACGACGGCCAACGCTGGAACGTGCCGAAAGGCAAGAGTCCGACGGAGGTCATTCCCGAATCGGACCCGGTCGGCAAGAAGCTCCAGGATGCGACCGACAACGCCGCTGCCCGCTGGAGCACGTCGAACCTCACGCCGGCGGAAAGCAATGCGATCGAAAGCGCTAGAGCATCGGGCGAGTACTGGCGCGCGAATCTGCTGCAGCAGCAAGCCAAGGGGCGCTGGATCGAATCTCAGGTCAGGAGTGATCCGGACATCGCGGGACTGGATCTGGACTGGAATCGCGTCGGGGTCGATGCGGTCGATCCGAATACGGGGCTGAGTTATGACATCATGTCGGGCAGCAATAGCAACATGGACACGCACGCGATGCGGATGTCCGATGTTGTTTTCAGAATGATCACTTTCTAG
- a CDS encoding DUF1795 domain-containing protein, giving the protein MRYSVNEGHLELPGQWLDRSVNALLPAMAEVTGSNLVLTRDELPYGVEFVDYVNVQRAKYRKELSGLQMQRDEPGVLDGRPCQFLDFTWNKDDLLIHQLAVIVLDAPLVLALTYTSPGQLPNHVREEIGAALASFKFHRSAQLPAS; this is encoded by the coding sequence ATGCGTTATTCGGTGAACGAAGGACATCTGGAATTGCCCGGTCAGTGGCTGGACCGAAGCGTCAATGCATTGCTGCCGGCGATGGCGGAAGTGACGGGCAGCAACCTCGTGTTGACGCGCGACGAACTGCCTTACGGCGTCGAATTCGTCGATTACGTCAATGTGCAACGCGCGAAATATCGGAAGGAACTGAGCGGGCTGCAAATGCAACGCGACGAGCCGGGCGTGCTGGATGGGCGGCCCTGCCAGTTTCTCGACTTCACCTGGAACAAGGATGACCTGCTCATTCACCAGTTGGCGGTGATCGTCCTCGATGCGCCACTGGTTCTGGCGCTGACCTACACGAGCCCCGGCCAATTGCCGAACCACGTCCGCGAGGAGATCGGCGCGGCGTTGGCGAGCTTCAAATTCCATCGGAGCGCGCAACTTCCGGCTTCGTGA